The Coffea arabica cultivar ET-39 chromosome 6e, Coffea Arabica ET-39 HiFi, whole genome shotgun sequence genome contains the following window.
GTTATCTTCTTCTCacatcatttccaaaatcagttcatatacattttttttttcgaataaTTATACAACCTTGATATGAATCATGAATAATTTCAAATCTTAAAAACAATTTGAAGAATTATTATGGGAGGGCAAACGGAATATCTCCATTTATCCCTAAATGGAAAGAATCCAATTGTAGGAGAGTATTTGGGTCATTTGCTTAGTGTGAAATACTACTATAATACAGTGGTAGTATTTTCTTACGTATTAAAGACGTTCTAGAATGACCTGTAAAGCAATGGAAATAACCCGGAGCCTCTCTGGAACCTCTACAAATTCTATGGACCTTAACTTTCCACGTCTCCAAACTCTATATATACATGTTAAACCTCTCCTCCTTTCTCTTAGATCCTTATCAAGTACTAGTATTAATccggaaaacagaaaaatcaagtCCCATCTGGTAGTTTGGGCGCAAACCTTCATTATCTATCTATCTGCTTAGCCTCTATTTGATTCAAAATCTGCAAAAAATGGcaccaaagaaagagatggAAGTGGTAAAAGGCCTGGACGTGGAGAGGTATATGGGTAGATGGTATGAAATTGCTTCATTTCCTTCGTTCTTCCAACCAAAAAATGGGGTTGACACAAGGGCCACCTACACTTTGAACTCTGATGGAACTATCCATGTTCTGAATGAAACCTGGTCTGATGGCAAAAGGGATTCCATTGAAGGCACTGCCTATAAGGCTGACCCCAAAAGTGATGAGGCAAAGCTCAAAGTCAAGTTCTATGTCCCCCCCTTCTTGCCTATCATTCCTGTTACTGGGGATTACTGGGTTTTGTATATTGATGATGATTACCAGTATGCCTTGATTGGCCAGCCTAGTAGGAAGTATCTTTGGGTACGTTGTCCTTGTCTCTTTTTGATAACAGCATCATGCTTCTCTAGGTATAACTAAATCGTGTGACAATTGATTGCTTTTCTGTGATGCTTGATTCTGAGAATCTGatacaaaagggaaaaatttgcTAGCAAAATTGGTTTAATGTGATTTTCTTACCTTAAGTTCTGGTCATACAAATAGGACTAGAATAACACATTTGAATCcagggaaggaagaaagaaagaagaacagAAACAGAAATTATATCCTTCCATTGTCAATTATATTGATTAGCATTTTAGCAGAATGTGAATTATGGGATGTATTAGATGCCCATAAATGTCGTTTTGGCTTTATAAAAATATCAACTCCACCAAGGTTGGTTAATTTCTTTAATTAACCCAAATATAGACTAGAATAGATGGAGTAATTATGGatgtaaaatttaaaatgataatCATGCAACCTTTAGATTACTTATTCGGATTCCTcattgaaaatagaaatgctCTCAACTCAAAATTTCGAGCTCTCCTTATTTGTgatcttctcttcttttttgtcCCATCGAAGGATTCTTGAATTGAATCTTTAGCTTTTTACGAGCATAATTCAGAGGTGGTGGTGTTGTTTAACAGATACTGAGCAGGAAAACCCACTTGGAGGATGAGATCTACAACCAGCTTGTTCAAAAGGCTGCTGAGGAAGGCTATGATGTTAGTAAGCTGCACAAGACACCACAGCATGACCCTCCTCCAGAGAGTGATGGTGCTTCCACCGATAACAAAGGGATTTGGTGGATCAAATCTTTATTTGGGAAGTAGTTAGTAATAGACCCCTTTTCGAAAATTGCGGCGTTAGTGATGCAATCAGTAAAAGAAATAGTAGTGGTGTTGAATAAAAGGGCCTTAGAGTCCCATCTTTGGTAATGTAATTATTATTTCTGCTGTGTCCTTGCTGTAATGTTTGAGAATAGTGTGGTTTGATCTCGAATGCAATTTGAGTCTTTGCCTAAAACTGTTTGTTGCTTTATCTTTGGGATCAAGTTTCTTTGGATACCTCCACGTCCAATGGGGCCTTTCAATGTCAATGCTAGACTTAAGCGTTAAGGGATTATAGGAAGGTCCACTTGGAATATGGAGATGAATCTTGGTGCCCACAAGTGAGGTCCATCTATTTTCTTGGAGCCCAGGAAACTGTTGCGATTGATTTCTGATGCAACGGCTAAGTTTCGCGGAGGAGATATGCCATGAGCTGTAGCGATCTTAGCAGTATTGCGAAGCATCCATCGTTATCGACCAATTCGATAAATCCACGGCCTAGGTTGGGTGGAAAGAAatgccaagaaaagaaaagaatttgagGGAAGTTTGGGGGACAGGGAGACGTGACTATTAAAGGAGGCTAAATGATTTGGACACGGTCAAGTTTATCTCAAAACAACCAACCAAGAAGATTATAACAGCTTAGTTGGATCCATCACCCTTCCCTGCTCTGCACCCCTAGTATGGGACCAACTGTGAAAACGTTATactcccaaaaaataaaaaataaaaaaaaggatttaGCCCTTCTAAGAAGCGAGGGAACATTTTCAAGTGCTAGGCCGTTTGAATATGGGGTTTCGACAAGCTCTACTCTTTATCTCGAGAACAACTGCTCAAGCAATCCACAAAAATGTTGTTCTCAAGTAAtcaacagaaatctgggcgtcAACTTTGTCTAACTAAATGCCCCAGAAAACAAATGGTTGCCTCCTCGACGCGTGGAAAAAACTAATATACACTCAGAACTCTTTTTAAATAGAAAATTATTTAAGTTAAACCTCTAGAAAAACTACACAACATGACTTGTTAAGTTAGATTAGTCTGTAAAACTACAGTCCAACCCTCACTGGTAATTTTGCCGAATTGCTTGATAACAATAGATAAGTTAGATTAGAGAACGTGCGCATTTCCGTTTGTGATTAAAAGTTCGCTGATGAACGGGCATTAGCATAGAACATCTTCAACTAGGGACTcttgcatatatatatactgAAATTCATGTATTAATAGACGGGCAGCATTAGAAATAGTCGGTCATGAAAGAAACCCTGACTTGTAATTGAGAAGACATCCTGTAATAAGAACGACGATAATAGGCCTATAAGAATCCAAATCATTTCCT
Protein-coding sequences here:
- the LOC113697378 gene encoding temperature-induced lipocalin-1; the protein is MAPKKEMEVVKGLDVERYMGRWYEIASFPSFFQPKNGVDTRATYTLNSDGTIHVLNETWSDGKRDSIEGTAYKADPKSDEAKLKVKFYVPPFLPIIPVTGDYWVLYIDDDYQYALIGQPSRKYLWILSRKTHLEDEIYNQLVQKAAEEGYDVSKLHKTPQHDPPPESDGASTDNKGIWWIKSLFGK